One segment of Streptosporangium brasiliense DNA contains the following:
- a CDS encoding polysaccharide deacetylase family protein has protein sequence MSRVGAAAVAAGAVLVGCMPWQGEEAQEKKDAGVAAAAKASAAAAGQANLRKTRLAAAAKVRANELGQIPVLMYHRVVDKPTTQDDRTPAQFRAELERLAQEGYVPITAAEYVTGRIDIPAGRHPVVLTFDDSSPSQFDLDGVGAPKPLTAVAILQEVAQRHPGFRPVATFYVTRDMFGKATPEEQAQMLMWLHDKGYDIGNHTRDHKSLRGKPEKQVNAEVAAGHQLITKLISTNPVTLALPYGNQPDHKQWGLKGATDGVSYDYGGVFLAGYTPAMSPFSKNFDPLGIPRIRSMDKTGDCAKFCSTAWLDWLKANSDERYTSDGDVKSVAFPKFKSPFVVKRFSERVLAY, from the coding sequence GTGAGCAGAGTCGGCGCGGCGGCCGTGGCGGCGGGCGCCGTACTCGTCGGGTGCATGCCGTGGCAGGGTGAGGAAGCGCAGGAGAAGAAGGACGCGGGAGTGGCCGCAGCCGCCAAGGCGTCCGCGGCGGCGGCCGGACAGGCCAACCTCCGCAAGACCCGGCTGGCGGCCGCCGCGAAGGTCCGCGCCAACGAGCTGGGACAGATCCCCGTGCTCATGTACCACCGGGTGGTGGACAAGCCGACGACCCAGGACGACCGCACTCCCGCTCAGTTCCGCGCGGAGCTGGAGCGGCTGGCCCAGGAGGGCTACGTCCCGATCACCGCGGCCGAGTACGTCACCGGCCGCATCGACATCCCCGCGGGCCGGCATCCGGTCGTCCTCACCTTCGACGACTCCTCCCCGTCGCAGTTCGACCTGGATGGGGTGGGCGCCCCCAAGCCGCTGACCGCCGTCGCCATCCTCCAGGAGGTCGCTCAGCGCCACCCCGGGTTCCGCCCGGTGGCCACGTTCTACGTGACGCGTGACATGTTCGGCAAGGCGACGCCCGAGGAGCAGGCCCAGATGCTGATGTGGCTCCACGACAAGGGGTACGACATCGGCAACCACACCCGCGACCACAAGAGCCTCCGCGGCAAGCCGGAGAAGCAGGTGAACGCCGAGGTCGCCGCAGGCCACCAGCTCATCACCAAGCTGATCAGCACCAACCCGGTCACGCTGGCACTGCCGTACGGCAACCAGCCGGACCACAAGCAGTGGGGCCTCAAGGGCGCCACGGACGGCGTCTCCTATGACTACGGCGGGGTGTTCCTCGCCGGGTACACGCCCGCGATGTCGCCCTTCAGCAAGAATTTCGACCCGCTCGGCATCCCGCGCATCCGCTCGATGGACAAGACCGGCGACTGCGCGAAGTTCTGCTCCACCGCCTGGCTCGACTGGCTGAAGGCCAACAGCGACGAGCGCTACACCTCGGACGGCGACGTGAAGTCGGTGGCCTTCCCGAAGTTCAAGTCACCGTTCGTGGTCAAGCGTTTCAGCGAGCGCGTCCTGGCCTACTGA
- a CDS encoding NUDIX domain-containing protein — protein MSEQGFPPAARARAAAGALFFDGAGRVMIVQPSYKPERDIPGGCVEPGETPYEACVREVGEELGIHPPIGRLLVADWAPHPGMGDIVLFVFDGGVLGAEALTRITFADKELTGFGYHPVEELDGLLPERLARRVKAAIAARDLGESVYLEHGRAVPG, from the coding sequence ATGAGTGAGCAGGGGTTCCCGCCCGCTGCCCGCGCGCGGGCGGCCGCGGGTGCGCTCTTCTTCGACGGAGCCGGCCGCGTCATGATCGTCCAGCCGTCGTACAAGCCGGAACGGGACATCCCCGGCGGGTGTGTGGAGCCGGGAGAGACACCCTACGAGGCCTGTGTCCGCGAAGTCGGCGAGGAGCTGGGCATCCACCCGCCGATCGGCCGCCTGCTCGTGGCGGACTGGGCGCCTCACCCGGGCATGGGCGACATCGTCCTGTTCGTCTTCGACGGCGGCGTGCTGGGCGCGGAGGCGCTCACGCGGATCACTTTCGCCGACAAGGAGCTGACGGGCTTCGGCTACCACCCCGTGGAGGAGCTGGACGGTCTGCTGCCCGAGCGCCTGGCCCGGCGGGTCAAGGCGGCGATCGCCGCCCGTGACCTCGGTGAGTCGGTGTATTTGGAGCACGGCAGGGCCGTCCCCGG